The Bombus pascuorum chromosome 13, iyBomPasc1.1, whole genome shotgun sequence nucleotide sequence caattgaattttttctaatctttttttgttgatttggcattattattcaatttgatGCACATTTATCTGAATAACTGCATATAAGTGTGCATATGcactaattataaataatgctTCATAAtatcttgaaatatatttcaatggtTAACAGGACTCGTTTTtaggagaagaagagaagttttctttattagaaaatgatttttctgtTGAAAGTGAAGAATCACAAAAGTCTATAGATACTATGGCTTTTAGTGGCAGTTTGACTGGGCAACAACGTTTTAAATGTCATATTTGCGAGGGACCAGATTGCTTATATTCTGAAATCTGCTATAATGCAGTTACTGTAATATCTCttgtaatattgtatagaAAGTCATTAAATTACAGAATATTAGGGAAgtaatatatgttttaatattcgatAGTGTTGGAAATCTAGAGTAAGACAACCAGATGGTATAGAAAGTGTAAGTAGAGGATGTACTTCGACGATAGatcaaatgttattaatatgtaataagcAATTGCCACCACGTATTATTCAAAGTGTTACTAAAAAGAGGCATGTAAGTGGACCCTCACGAGGTGTACAATATCATGTTGAATGTTGCCAAACAGATTTTTGCAATGGCGGGCCATTTCCAATATTACATGACTTTAATGGAggtaaatattatacacataattttatcttttcatttatatatcttttctgtacaaattatgtttcattttttagatGTTGTTGAAGAAGATTATGCAGTTACATTAACATTGGCAATTTTGGGTCCTGTGGTTGGATTCTGTATTATTGCTGGAATAGTGCTGTTTTATTTATTGGTATGTAGGACTCGTAAAAAAAGGACATTGGCTGCAAGGCGTAATAAACTTGTTATAGATTCTGAAATGGAGTCATCTATCCTacatttctcattttcttctcCAACATCCACCACGTATCATTCTCATGAACTAAAAGCAACTGCAGCTGGTGATAGTACATTAAAGGTAGTAGACTAATCTGtcttcatatatatatttatatatttattgtcaGCTCTATTTATAGCATtaagagaattttattatatgtagatACAATTAAACACAGCAATATAAGCTTTTTCagggaaataattaaacaaataatcataaatataGGTATAATATGGttacatattttctgaattattttttatgtaggCAATTAAACTACAAATTTGTAtgcttattaaaaattcatttcatttcaggttcagaaatataaaaattgattctcTTTCCTTCCTATTACATCTTTTgctttatttcgtaatttgcatattttaaacataaatattatataaattgtatattgaAATAGGAATACTTGGATGGAAGAAGCTTAACTAGTGGGTCAGGATCTGGTTTACCATTATTGGTGCAAAGAACATTGGCTAAACAAGTGGCATTAGTGGAATGCCTTGGTAGCGGTGGTAATGGTGGATTTGGTGGAGAAGTTTGGAGAGGAATATGGCATGGTGAAAATGTtgctgtaaaaatatatttttcacgagATGAAGCAGCTTGGGCTCGTGAAACAGAAGTTTATTCTCAATTGCTACCATCGAGACACGATAATATTCTCGGTTACGTCGGAAGCGATATGACAAGTAGAGCAAGTTGCACTCAACTTTGGCTAGTGACACATTATCACCCGATGGGCTCGcttttcgattatttaaatCGAACACCTCATTCTTTGACACATCATCAAACACTCAGTATTTGTTTGAGTATTGTGAATGGATTGCTCTATCTACATACAGAAATTCATGGAACTAGAGGGAAACCAGCCATGGCACACCGTAATCtcaaatctaaaaatattcttgttaAAACTAATGGTAGTTGTGTAATTGCTGATTTTGCATTAGCTGTAACGCAAGAACGTTTGGCTACAGATAGAATCGATTTAAAACAAGGTACAAAACGATATATGAGCCCAGAGATTCTTGAGCAAACGTatgtattacttttaattatatttttcgaacaaTAGCTTTTTAATAGTTGTCTCGTTAAATCGCTAaactaaaaatacttttttaggATAAACGTTGAATGTTTAGAGAACTTCAGACGAGCTGATATATACAGTTTAGGATTGATACTTTGGGAAGTTTGCAGGAGGTGTATAAGTAACGGTGTTGCATTAGAATATGTAGCACCGTATTCTGAGTGGCTTTCTAATAGTCAAGAGCCTTCTATCGAAGAAATGCGAAAATTAGTATGTTTGGATCAACACAGACCACCTCTTCCTAACAGATGGCATTCTGATGCAGTAAGcatttaattgattaattttttgctttagaactttctttttttagaagaATGAAATGTGAAAAGGTTGTTTGCTTAGGAAGacatcaaaataataatatatattttacagacaTTGGCTGGTTTGGGgaaattaatgaaagaatGTTGGCATGGAAAACCTGCAGCGCGACTACCTGTTCTTAGAGTAAAAAAAACACTTGTTAAACTGGCAGCTAATGACACACGTGTCCATTTGTCTCTTGATTAAGTAGCATGTATGgatacgtattattttatgcaGATATTTATTAGTACGAAGAAAATAAGCTGCGTGGCTTGttctgtaaatttatttcttctttgcaaAAATGAAGGacaattatataaagtttGTGCTACtcatttactttattataaatatatttataattatcttgAGTTGGAAGATGATACTTGAGgcaaaatgaaatgaaatcttaTTTCATATGATtctaatattgtatattacgaTTTATAGGATAATATTTGTGTAGTATATTATGTGTCCTTGTATAGTGTATTTAgtagttaaattaaaaagaaatatttttttgttaattactattattattagtttctAGTACCGTAAAGCCTCAGCCGTCTCAAATAATCTAACTACGCTGGCGAAGAATATGTTCATCGCTTTGTGAAATTATCTAGTATAAATGAATGTTCATTTATATCGGATATTTTAATTGGGTAAATAAGTTACCACTCTGTTAtgtaaagaatgaaatttctatcatttttattctaagagaatttttaaactacttgagagaaagagagatgcGACCATCATCTATTTGCCAATGGCTGAGAATTATTGATGTGTTCATTATAATTAACGTGCTTAATTAGCTAGATTATTTACTGTAATTGTAACATAATAACTATAACAATTGATAACTCAATAAATAGTTGTTATAATTGTAGTAGCAACTATAAATATAAGTggtaacaaaatttttatcaaaataacaaTAGGTTTTTTATATCACATATATATCAATCACTAGGAAATGTTTTGCAGGTGGTAACAGCTATATATTCAAAACGTTAATAAACAGACGAGACTATTAGTACATATATCTTTTCggcataatattatttttatatgacaTGTATGAATGTTAACaagatttgtaataaaaatcatagtTAGTGTATCGTCATCCAtgtaaaaaagtttattcatGAAATTCATCAATATTTCGATTGCTTTCACTTTTGgcgttctatttttaaaaagatctGTTCTTTCTCCTTAGAAAATTTCTTGTCGAATCGTTCATCAACATCAACTAGTGAAATTACTATGAAATGTAGATGTTATTATGACAAAAATATTGTCGCGAGaaaagtattaataaataatcgatataacaaatatccaataatagtatttaatgaataatcattataaattagatatcgaagaaaaatagataaaaaatttgagaGAATACTCCAATACATTACAAATTTAAGTTATCAAACTGAAATAACAAGTAATTTAAGTGTTAGATTTCTTAGTGCGGTATATCTCATCAACAGGTGACGCGCTATTATCACTTTTTAAAAGGGAATTCAATTGCTTTACCATTTAACCTCAATTCTACCCCTCTACAATCCTATTTAACAATCTTATTCCTTGTTATTTTCAGAAAAGCGAACTTGGAAAAATTCAGAAGTATCTCGTACGATTATATCTCAAACGTAGATAAATGAAGGGGAATGTAAGTAAACAGAGGGATAGCGACGTATCTGCGGGTTTTTCTTCGAATCGATCAAATCGATCGGATGAGATATGGGTCGTTTtcatcgttttatttattcgtctCTCGTGGATACAGAATGGTTTCggtatagaattttaattacaatatccgacattattttataaaagtaaatacaattgtatatcgttaacaataataatacgcGTAAGTCGATTAACACACGCTTCAAACTTCAGCTAAAGCATTCACGTTCACCGTATAGTTACAACTATTACGTTCACActtattaatacaatattaattacaaaggAAGCCGATCGCGAACGCATTTCGAGGCTtatgtacaataataattatgtatatagaagcAGAAATCTCAAACTCGAAGGAGTTGTAGGCCTTTCGCGATTGCATGAGCGGCGAGCATTTTTCTTCCCAATAGCTCGCTTTCGGATTTATAGAGATTTTTATCGATCGACGCATTACACTCGCTTCGCGATCATCCTCCgagctttcttttttctttcctctcatTCTCGATCGCTAATCTAGATATTCCAGACGAAAACCAGATCATTGTACACGGAATTAACTCGTTTACCTTACGATACATAATTCCAACCTGGTACGTTTGTCGCGAACCGAATGCTGGCAAACAGGCAGCCAGGGAGAAATCTGGAAAGACAGGCAGATAGCCAACCAGGCATGCAAGTTAGGCGGGTAGTATGCAAGCAGGCGCACGGACGGACAGACGgatataactatatattaaataaatagataaatagataCACTACCATCCATACTGTTTTCTTTAATTGAAGTTAAAGTGTGCTACTTAGCATTGTTCAGTTTTCAAGATACACTAGTCATAAAAAGAATGGTATTTATggcgatttatattttaatgaacgTAGGCAATGAAAcggaatttaaatagaaattcgtttcacctttcaaatattacaacgAACACTCTATTTTGGATGTTTTATAGATCTCTGCATATTGTATACACCGTGTGCACTTTTGTACCATCAAATTTTCCACaaacgcataaaaatctgcagtttAGTTTACACGCTAATTAATCAAGTCCAAGTATATTCAGTCTCGTATCGTATATTAAGTTTTGCATTTAACAGTGCTATCATACGATTACCAAAATGATGGTAATACGAAGATGAAACGTAGATTGCGTTAAGGAAACGCTTTATCAGAAAATGAGCATACGACGGGAGGTACAAATTAGACGAAAGACTTTCATTTGAagtatatcctatatatttgcaataactAGTAAATGTCCAAAATAGTCATGGACGGTAGTGTAGATACAATgcgtttaataattataaaactaccCAAGAATTTTCAGTTTTTACACGGAGGCTCGATCAAGCGtgaaaagagaaacgttttattatcgtttaatattaggtgaaaaatagaaaagttatTATTTGCGTTGTGCTTGTAAATAACGTTGCTAGCCATTTGATTCTGTACCTTTCGCccgtagaaaatgaaaattctagGGTGGTTTCGCAGTTATGAAACGCAatggagaaaagagagagagacagacagacagacagagagataGTGAGAGGAGAAGGCGCGTAGACGAGCACTTGGTGTCAAGCGATTAACTAGTGAGAAGAAGAATAGAGTAGATAACAAGTTCAAGCCGGTAAGATGGTTCCAAGTTGCTTGAATTCGAGTCGTTCGTATCGAAACAATTTGAAGAATCTGAACGAGGTTTCAGGCAAAAGCGAAATTTCAGGGATAATCGAGAGGATAGACGAGGAAGCTagcgacgaagaagaaatgaCTAGAAAAGAAACGTCGATAATTTGCACCAATTACCACATCCTGTACGATACTTATCTTCCAGTACAAGTCAGGTCACTTGCACTCGAAAGACTTGATTTCCAGTAACTCGACTAATCTGAACGAGGCACGACGCCGATTGAACGTGTGCGAGAATGTTTAGGGATGTCGgatgaaatgaaaaaggaGGAGGGAAAGACAAGATAGATTTCTTGGACGCCGGTTTGTGGGCGTTGAAAGTTTCGAAAGAAAGGGTTGCGAGATCGAAAGGCTCGTAAACGCGATCGAAATACGATCAATTGATGGCATGGAATATACGTGTACAAATCTTGACGAtcagaatatttttacgtaataatttactaaGGAATAATATTAGCGAATATTAGACGAGTTACAAGTGGTAAGTTTTAGATTTCTCTTTTAGTAGTTTCATAATCTTTTGTCAAATAGAGTAAGGCTAGGTATGCTATAATTATAGCGCggatttttattgatttaggggaaaaatataaaaatctatagaTTGTGTATAGTGCGGGAAACTGGCAGGAATAACGAACGATTTTATAATGAACGAATGCTGTAAGAGTACCGTTCAtgacaattaaggattgttgAAAGTATTTGGAGAATTGTGGCAACTGTTCTTTGGTAACTTGTCAATCGTGGGATTCTATTTCTGGGtagaaaaaagagaacgacGATCTCGATAACGACGCGTTCGGTCAGTTTTCCGAGAACGCGAACAAAGCAGCGTAGTTGCGTAGCGTTCTCGAGCTTTTCCGAGCTTCTCgaattttaaagttaatttttaaCCTGTCCTACGTGCTCTTTACTAGCGTTCAGATATACGCAATTATAGACAGAAAGAAAGTGCATACACTTTCGAGCGGCAGTGTATCGTACGTGTTCTCTACATTGTCGAAGCTGAAGACGATGCAACGAGATTGCCGCCAATCGCGAAAAGAACacggtaaataatttttaaggcGAGTTTTGCGAACTCGAGCTCGACTCTTGTCGACACGATCTTTCTCCCGTCTTTTTCTTACATTCGCAAACATTCGTCTTCACCGTCGTTGTCGTTTCCGTCATTGTCGTGGTTGGTTAGCTTTTTACCTACTTTTTCACAACTATCACTGCTGCTGCTGCTTCtcattctctttcttctcctttcatAGCCTGCCATAGCCTCTCTACCCTATCTaccgtttccttttcttcgaacTCGTTTCTGTTATTCTCTTCGACACGTCGCGTACGATAACGGCGCGAACAAGTACGCTTCACGGATCGAACGACGCTCCTGCTCGATCGTCGATAGGGCAACGTTTTTCTTCCTAACATTTCCTtcccttcttctcttcctttacACCTTACCAGTTGTTTCGCAAGCATTTCGTTATTCGTGGTAAGCCGGTATACGCGTTGCTCTTACGGTACGAACAAATTGTCATAAGGCACTTTGAATCTGCATCGCACAATACATAGAGGATCGATCGGCAGGTTCGATCGCGAGTTCTATCTTTCCGTTGTTTCGGAAGACGAGAAGGAAAACAACATGGTAGATACGTGGATCGATCGGTTGTACGCGGATATCGCGACACGATACACAGCCATATCGCGATCGATCAGACTAGTCTCTTACCGAGTGAACAGCTGCAAGCGCTAAGGACGTAGAAAGGagaatgaagaaaaagaaaacgataacCGATCGATAATTGgtcgatttttatattattttcctgCTCGACTAACAATAAGAAGACGAGTCGGCAGCCACTGGCTGGCGGATGCCTTTCTTCACATTTGCCAACGTGTACCGTCCACGTTCTCTTTTTGCTTCGAAATATCTACATGCATAGAAGGTAAGTATTAAGTACACGGCGGGGTTGCGAGTGCAAGCGAACGAGGCTGGTATCTAACGGGTATCGTTAGATTCCGAAGGGATTAGCttgcgaaaaaaaaaaaagaagaaagaaaagaaagaaaagaaaagaatcggaGAAGGTTGTAGTCGCGAGTaggataaataaaagattcgcTTTGTACGTGACTTTGGTAATTGGAGAAATTAATCGACGATAAGTTGTCAAACTTGCATTTCACATTCCACGCTTTCGGTCGTCTCGCTTTGTCTGAAAGGCAAGGCTATTCGTATTTCTAGTTTCGCTATGAAAACGCAATCTCGTTGAGGAATTCTACTCTTCTCCCTGGCGCCGTAACTACGCGATTAGCAAATTACTTTTCGACGTTGTAAGCGACGTTCGCCGTTCTTCTGGCTCGCAGTCGATCTTCGCGTCATTTTCATCAGGCTCGAATCTCTATCGTTCCTACGGCGACTATCGCCAACCATCACATTCCTATCTTATGTATGGACGTAATATTTCTACATAGCTGAGAAATCAACCATATGCCACGATTCGTACGAAATGTGTGTCTGCATTCGCTCGTCCTATCATTCTCGCTCTATTCGT carries:
- the LOC132913280 gene encoding activin receptor type-1 isoform X2 is translated as MAFSGSLTGQQRFKCHICEGPDCLYSEICYNAVTCWKSRVRQPDGIESVSRGCTSTIDQMLLICNKQLPPRIIQSVTKKRHVSGPSRGVQYHVECCQTDFCNGGPFPILHDFNGDVVEEDYAVTLTLAILGPVVGFCIIAGIVLFYLLVCRTRKKRTLAARRNKLVIDSEMESSILHFSFSSPTSTTYHSHELKATAAGDSTLKEYLDGRSLTSGSGSGLPLLVQRTLAKQVALVECLGSGGNGGFGGEVWRGIWHGENVAVKIYFSRDEAAWARETEVYSQLLPSRHDNILGYVGSDMTSRASCTQLWLVTHYHPMGSLFDYLNRTPHSLTHHQTLSICLSIVNGLLYLHTEIHGTRGKPAMAHRNLKSKNILVKTNGSCVIADFALAVTQERLATDRIDLKQGTKRYMSPEILEQTINVECLENFRRADIYSLGLILWEVCRRCISNGVALEYVAPYSEWLSNSQEPSIEEMRKLVCLDQHRPPLPNRWHSDATLAGLGKLMKECWHGKPAARLPVLRVKKTLVKLAANDTRVHLSLD
- the LOC132913280 gene encoding activin receptor type-1 isoform X1, translated to MAMADFMFITYFILSLTLKLCPGEEEKFSLLENDFSVESEESQKSIDTMAFSGSLTGQQRFKCHICEGPDCLYSEICYNAVTCWKSRVRQPDGIESVSRGCTSTIDQMLLICNKQLPPRIIQSVTKKRHVSGPSRGVQYHVECCQTDFCNGGPFPILHDFNGDVVEEDYAVTLTLAILGPVVGFCIIAGIVLFYLLVCRTRKKRTLAARRNKLVIDSEMESSILHFSFSSPTSTTYHSHELKATAAGDSTLKEYLDGRSLTSGSGSGLPLLVQRTLAKQVALVECLGSGGNGGFGGEVWRGIWHGENVAVKIYFSRDEAAWARETEVYSQLLPSRHDNILGYVGSDMTSRASCTQLWLVTHYHPMGSLFDYLNRTPHSLTHHQTLSICLSIVNGLLYLHTEIHGTRGKPAMAHRNLKSKNILVKTNGSCVIADFALAVTQERLATDRIDLKQGTKRYMSPEILEQTINVECLENFRRADIYSLGLILWEVCRRCISNGVALEYVAPYSEWLSNSQEPSIEEMRKLVCLDQHRPPLPNRWHSDATLAGLGKLMKECWHGKPAARLPVLRVKKTLVKLAANDTRVHLSLD